A window from Bombus fervidus isolate BK054 chromosome 12, iyBomFerv1, whole genome shotgun sequence encodes these proteins:
- the Bap55 gene encoding brahma associated protein 55kD, producing the protein MSGGMLYGGDEIGALVFDLGHHSLRVGYAQEDTPKAEIPAVIGVGEDGNCTATKTEPMDIDDKKPDNNITQSGTKYYIDTTILHVPRKNMEVVSYMKDGMIEDWDHFEKVLDYTYSKVIQSDAEYHPVLFSESPWNVRSKREKLTELMFEKYNVPAYFLVKNAVLAAFANGRATGIVVDSGATHTSAVPVQDGFVLTQAIVKSPLGGDYISMQCRQFLQDNDIDLSPSYMVGSKEVVKDHEKPRWVKKKGLPEVTKSWHNYMVKKLIQDFQATVLQVSETPYDEKIVSTIPAVQYEFPAGYHQDFGSERFRIPEALFDPSMVQMRGGMVGNTMLGVGHIVTTSVGMCDVDVRPALYGSVVVTGGNSFIQGFPERLNRDLSMRIPSSMRLKLISVNGCAERRFGAWIGGSILASIGTFQQMWISSQEYEESGKSQVERKCP; encoded by the exons TGCTTTATGGAGGAGATGAAATTGGAGCCTTAGTATTTGACTTGGGTCATCATTCTTTAAGAGTTGGTTATGCTCAAGAAGACACCCCTAAAGCTGAAATTCCAGCAGTTATAGGTGTAGGAGAAGATGGCAATTGTACAGCAACAAAAACAGAACCAATGGACATTGATGATAAAAAGCCAGACAACAATATTACACAATCTGGGACCAAGTATTATATTGATACTACTATACTTCATGTTCCAAGAAAAAATATGGAAGTTGTAAGTTACATGAAGGATGGGATGATTGAGGATTGGGATCATTTTGAGAag GTTTTAGATTATACCTATTCTAAAGTAATTCAGTCAGATGCAGAATATCATCCAGTATTGTTTTCTGAATCTCCCTGGAATGTACGcagtaaaagagaaaaactaACTGAACTAATGTTTGAGAAATATAATGTACCAGCCTATTTCCTTGTCAAAAATGCAGTTCTTGCTGCTTTTGCGAATGGTAGAGCAACTGGTATTGTAGTTGACAGTGGTGCAACGCACACTTCTGCTGTACCAGTTCAAGACGGTTTTGTATTAACACAGGCAATAGTTAAATCTCCACTTGGAGGAGATTATATAAGTATGCAATGCAGACAATTTCTTCAG GATAATGACATTGACTTGTCCCCTTCTTACATGGTGGGTAGCAAAGAAGTTGTTAAAGATCATGAAAAACCAAGATGGGTAAAAAAGAAGGGATTACCTGAAGTTACTAAATCTTGGCATAATTATATGGTAAAAAAACTTATACAGGACTTCCAAGCTACAGTGTTGCAAGTATCAGAAACTCCATAtgatgaaaaaattgtttccaCAATTCCTGCAGTTCAATATGAATTTCCTGCTGGATATCATCAG gaTTTTGGAAGCGAAAGATTTCGTATACCAGAAGCACTTTTTGACCCCAGTATGGTACAAATGCGTGGTGGTATGGTTGGTAATACTATGTTAGGAGTAGGTCATATTGTTACAACTAGTGTAGGCATGTGTGACGTTGATGTAAGACCAGCACTTTATGGTAGTGTTGTCGTGACTGGTGGCAATTCATTCATTCag GGCTTTCCGGAACGTTTAAACCGAGATCTTTCCATGAGAATTCCATCTAGTATGAGGTTGAAACTAATTAGTGTAAATGGATGTGCTGAACGGCGATTCGGAGCTTGGATCGGTGGATCAATTTTGGCTTCAATTGGAACTTTTCAACAAATGTGGATATCGAGCCAAGAATATGAAGAAAGCGGCAAAAGCCAAGTAGAACGAAAATGTCCTTAA